The Pseudomonas leptonychotis genomic sequence CGTACCAGTACTTGCCACGGATAAACACGCCCGTGTCGCCGTACTTCAACTCAAGGTCATGCACGCCTTTGAAGATCTTCGAGAAGGTTTCACCCTTCTTGAAATTCAGACGGCCATCGTCGTTGGTCTGCGAGGACGCCTTGCCGCCGTTGCGCGTCCCGATAAAGTCAGGATCGGCCCCACGCACGCTCCAGCTTGCACCCACGGAAAGAGAAGAATCGAACTGCGCTTCGACCTCACCAATATTGAATGAAATAGCCTGGGCAGGCCCTACACAGCCTAAAGCGATGGCAACAGCCAAGATGCTGGGCTGGAAGATGGCATGTCTTGTTGTTGTTCTCATGCGGCTCTCCTGGAAAGCGGGTTTCGTGTTGAGCCGCCAAACTACCCAGCCACCCACTCCGGGTTAAGCGCCCGAAAGAGGTATTCACTCTGTCCTCCTAAAGAGTGAATACCTCTCTGCCACGGGCCATAGGCCGCCGCACATGCACCAATTCAATAAGCCTGCATAGCGCCGATGAATAGCGCGCAGTGCCTGCCTCCCTCAAGGCCAGTGAATTGAGCAGCGAATGCCCTCGATAATCGTATCGAATTAAATACACCGTATTCATACCGATACGAAAGCGCCCAAAGCGCGCCACCAGAGCGCTGCGCAGTGCATGAAACCCTTAATCCGCCACCTCTGTATCTAAATCAATACATGTCCGGCAATTCAATTATTGTGCAACAACCATAAGCCATTGATTTTATTGATAAAAAATACAATGGCACCACCCTTGCTATGGTCTTTGCATCTTCTGCTCGCTGCCCAGCACGAGCGTTCAGCACATCGCCCCCAACAGAAAGGGCGAGTCACCACCCTTGAGGAGTTCACATGAGCGAATTGCGTTTTACCGTCGAGCACGAATGGCTGCGTCAGGATGCCGATGGTCTGGTCACCGTGGGCATCACTGCCTATGCCCAGGAAGCCTTGGGTGACGTGGTATTCGTGCAACTGCCAGACGCTCAGAGCTATGCCGAGGGCGCCGAAGTGGCGGTGCTGGAGTCGGTAAAAGCAGCAAGCAATATCTCCATGCCGCTAGACGGTGAGGTTGTCGAGGTCAATGGCGAGCTAGAATCCAGCCCTGAGCTGGTTAACGAAGACCCCCTGGGTAAAGGTTGGTTCTTCCGTTTCCGCCCGACCAATGCCAGCGCGGTAGCCGACCTGCTCGATCAAGCCGCCTACGAGCGCCTGCTCAACGCCAATGCTGACGCCTGAGAGATTGCAATGACCAAGCTGACCACCCAGAACGAATTTATCGCGCGCCACATCGGCCCGCGTGAGGCTGATACTGCGGCCATGCTCGAACTGCTCGGCTACGCCAGCATCGACGCGCTGACCGACAATGTCATTCCCGAGAGCATCAAGGGCACCAGCATCCTTGGCTCCCTGCCGGGCCTGTCGGAAGCCGACGCCCTGGCCAAGATCAAGACCATCGCTGGCAAGAACCAGCAGCTGCGCACTTTTATTGGTCAGGGTTACTACGGCACTCACACGCCGAGCCCAATCCTGCGCAACCTGCTGGAAAACCCAGCCTGGTACACCGCCTACACCCCGTACCAGCCGGAAATCTCCCAAGGTCGCCTAGAGTCCTTGCTGAACTTCCAGACCCTGGTTACCGACCTCACCGGCATGCAGATCGCCAACGCGTCTTTGCTCGACGAGGCCACCGCCGCCGCCGAAGCCATGACCTTCTGCAAGCGCCTGTCGAAGAACAAGGCCAGCAACGCCTTCTTCGCTTCCCAGCATTGCCACCCGCAGACCCTCGACGTGCTGCGCACCCGCGCCGAGCCGCTGGGCATTGAAGTAGTAATTGGCGACGAAGCCAGCCTGACCGATGTCAGCGCTTACTTCGGCGCACTGCTGCAGTACCCGGCCAGCAATGGCGACATCTTCGATTACCGCGAACTGGTTGAGCGCTTCCACGCCGCCAATGCGCTGGTCGCCGTAGCCGCTGACCTGCTGGCCCTGACCCTGCTCACCCCGCCGGGCGAATTCGGTGCCGATGTGGCCTTGGGCAGCGCGCAGCGTTTTGGTGTGCCGCTGGGCTTCGGTGGCCCACACGCCGCCTACTTCGCCACCCGCGATGCATTCAAGCGCGATATGCCAGGCCGCTTGGTCGGCATGTCGATCGACCGTTTCGGCAAGCCGGCCCTGCGCCTGGCCATGCAGACCCGCGAGCAACATATCCGCCGCGAGAAGGCCACCAGTAACATCTGTACCGCCCAGGTACTGCTGGCCAACATCGCCAGCATGTACGCCGTGTACCACGGCCCGGCTGGCCTGACCCAGATCGCCCGGCGCACTCACCAGTTCACCGCGATCCTGGCCAAGGGCCTACGCGCTTTGGGCTACAGCGTTGAACAGGAATTCTTCTTCGACACCCTGAGCTTGGCCACTGGCAGCAAAACTGCTGAGCTGCACAGCAAGGCCCGCGCTGCCGGCCTCAACCTGCGCGAAATCGATGGCGAGCGTCTGGGCCTGTCCCTGGATGAAACCAGCGACCAAGCCGCCGTTGAAGCACTGCTGGCGGTATTCGCCGACGGCAAGGCGGTTCCCGCATTCGCTGAGCTGGCTGCTGGCGTAACCGCGCAGCTGCCACAAGGCTTGCTGCGTGAGTCGGCAATCCTGGCGCACCCGGTGTTCAACCGTTATCACTCGGAAACCGAGCTGATGCGCTACCTGCGCAAGCTGGCCGACAAGGACCTGGCGCTGGACCGCAGCATGATTCCGCTGGGTTCCTGCACCATGAAGCTCAACGCCGCCAGCGAGATGATCCCGGTGACCTGGGCCGAATTCGGCAGCCTGCACCCCTTCGCCCCAGTCGAGCAAAGCCAGGGTTACACCCAGCTGACCACAGAGCTGGAAGCCATGCTCTGCGCCGCCACCGGTTACGACGGTATATCCTTGCAGCCGAACGCCGGTTCCCAGGGCGAATACGCTGGCCTGCTGGCGATTCGCGCGTATCACCAGAGCCGCGGCGACGATCAGCGCGACATCTGCCTGATCCCGCAATCGGCCCACGGCACCAACCCAGCCACCGCCAGCATGGCCGGCATGCGTGTAGTGGTTACCGCCTGCGACAGCAACGGTAACGTCGATATTGCCGACCTCAAGGCCAAGGCCGAAGAGCACAAAGAGCGCCTGGCTGCGCTGATGATCACCTACCCGTCGACCCACGGCGTGTTCGAGGAAGGCATCCGCGAAATCTGCCAGATCATTCATGACAACGGCGGCCAGGTTTACATCGACGGTGCCAACATGAATGCCATGGTCGGCCTTTGCGCCCCAGGTCAGTTCGGCGGCGACGTGTCGCACCTGAACCTGCACAAAACCTTCTGCATCCCCCACGGCGGTGGCGGTCCTGGCGTTGGCCCGATTGGTGTCAAGGCGCACCTGATTCCGTTCCTGCCCGGCCACGGTCACATGGCCCGCAAAGAAGGTGCCGTCAGTGCTGCGCCGTTCGGCAGCGCCAGCATCCTGCCGATCACCTGGATGTACATCAGCATGATGGGCGGCGAAGGCCTCAAGCTCGCCTCGCAAATGGCCATTCTCAACGCCAACTACATCGCCCGCCGCCTCGAAGAGCACTACCCTGTGCTGTATTCGGGCAGCAACGGCCTGGTGGCGCACGAGTGCATTCTGGACATCCGCCCGATCAAGGACAGCAGCGGCATCAGCGTTGACGACGTGGCCAAGCGCCTGATCGACTTCGGCTTCCACGCCCCGACCATGTCCTTCCCCGTCGCCGGAACGCTGATGATCGAGCCGACCGAAAGCGAATCCAAGGAAGAACTGGACCGCTTCTGCGACGCCATGATCGCCATCCGCGAAGAGATTCGTGCGGTGGAAGCCGGTCATCTGGACGCCACCGACAACCCGTTGAAAAACGCGCCACACACCGCACTGGAACTGGTCGGTGAATGGACGCACGGCTACAGCCGCGAACAGGCTGTGTACCCAACCGCCACGTTGATCGAAGGCAAGTACTGGCCTCCGGTCGGCCGCGTCGACAACGTATTCGGTGACCGCAACCTGATCTGCGCCTGCCCGTCCATCGAGGCGTATCAGGACGCTTAAGGCGATAAAAACCGTAGGATGGGTTAGCGGCGCAGCAGCGCAATAGCGCAATAGCGCAATAGCGCAATAGCACCGTTAACACCATCCTTCAGCGCCGCGTAACCCATCAGCGATGGACGCAGCACACGGGATGATGGGTATCGCTGCGCTCAACCCATCCTACGGTTTTGTTTACCCCAGAATTTTGATTCACCCCTACCCGGGGCGGGTCAGCTGCACCCCAAAAACAACAATCGAGGGATCTCAGCATGTTCAGCAAACACGACCAACTGCAAGGTTATGACGACGCCCTGCTCGCCGCGATCAACGCCGAAGAGCAGCGCCAGGAAGATCACATCGAGCTGATCGCCTCGGAAAACTATTGCAGCCAGCGCGTCATGCAGGCGCAAGGCAGCGGCCTGACCAACAAGTACGCCGAAGGCTATCCAGGCAAGCGTTACTACGGCGGTTGTGAGCATGTGGACAAGGTCGAAGCCCTCGCCATCGAGCGCGCCAAGCAGCTGTTCGGTGCCGACTATGCCAACGTGCAGCCGCACTCCGGCTCATCCGCCAACAGCGCGGTGTACCTGGCGCTGATCAATGCTGGCGATACCATCCTCGGCATGAGCCTGGCCCACGGCGGCCACCTGACCCACGGCGCCAAAGTGTCGTCCTCGGGCAAGCTGTACAACGCGGTGCAATACGGCATCGACGAGCAAGGCCTGATCGATTACGCCGAAGTCGAGCGCCTGGCGCTTGAGCACAAGCCGAAGATGATCGTCGCCGGTTTCTCCGCCTATTCGCGCACTCTGGATTTCGCCCGTTTCCGCGAAATCGCCGACAAGATCGACGCCCTGCTGTTTGTCGACATGGCCCACGTCGCCGGCTTGGTCGCCGCCGGCCTGTACCCCAACCCAATTCCGTTTGCCGATGTGGTCACCACCACCACCCACAAAACCCTGCGTGGCCCACGCGGCGGCCTGATCCTGGCCAAGGCCAACGAAGCAATCGAGAAAAAACTCAACTCGGCGGTATTCCCCGGCAGCCAGGGCGGCCCGTTGATGCATGTGATCGCCGCCAAAGCGGTGTGCTTCAAGGAAGCGCTGGAGCCCGGCTTCAAAGCCTATCAGCAGCAGGTCATCGACAACGCGCAGACCATGGCCGAGGTGTTCGTGACCCGTGGCTATGACGTTGTCTCCGGCGGCACCGACAACCACTTGATGTTGGTCAGCCTGATCAAGCAAGGCCTCACGGGTAAAGCTGCTGATGCCGCGTTGGGCGCGGCACACATCACCGTGAACAAGAACGCCGTGCCGAACGACCCACAGTCGCCTTTCGTCACTTCCGGTATCCGCATCGGCACCCCAGCAGTCACCAGCCGTGGCTTCAAACAAGGTCAGTGCCGTGAACTGGCTGGCTGGATCTGCGACATCCTCGACGACCTGGACAACCCAGCTGTGATCGAACGCGTTCGTGGTCAGGTAGCGGCACTCTGTGCCAGCTTCCCGGTCTACGCTGACTAGATAGCTACGCAGTTTTTGCCACTAGCGGGGCGGTTACCCAGCGCGCCGCATCATCGCCGCCCCACAAGGGCGGCAGCAAAACACGCAGTCGGAGCAAGCATGTCACTTAGCGTTTTTGACCTCTTCAAGATTGGCATCGGCCCATCCAGCTCGCACACCGTGGGCCCGATGCTCGCCGCCTTGCGCTTTGCCGAAGGCCTGCGCCGCGACGATTTACTCACCAACACCGAGAGCATCAAGGTCGAGCTGTACGGCTCCCTCGGCGCCACCGGCAAAGGCCATGGCAGCGATAAGGCGGTGCTGCTCGGGCTTGAGGGCGAGCAGCCAGACACGGTAGACACCACTAGCGTCGACGCCCGCCTAGCGGCAATCCGCAGCAACGCCGAGCTCAATCTGCTCGGCGAAAAACCAATCCGTTTTGTCGAAAAACAACACCTGGCGATGATCCGCAAGCCGCTGGCCTTTCACCCCAACGGCATGATCTTTCGCGCCTTCGACGCCGCCGGTTTGCAGATTCGCTCGCGTGAGTATTACTCGGTGGGCGGCGGCTTTGTGGTGGATGAGCAGGCCGCAGGGGCCGATCGTATCGTCGAAGACACCACGCCGTTGCAGTACCCCTTCACCACCGGTAAACAACTGCTGGCGCATTGCGCCGAGCACAATCTGTCGATCAGCCAGGTGATGCTCGCTAACGAAGCCGCCTGGCGACCAGAAGCGGAAACCCGCACGCGCCTGCTGCATATCTGGCAAGTGATGCAGGATTGCGTCGAAGCCGGCTGCCGCAACGAGGGCATCATGCCCGGCGGGCTCAAGGTTAAACGCCGCGCGGCAGACCTACACCGGCAACTGTGCAAGCACCCAGAAGCAGCCCTGCGTGATGCCCTGAGCGTGCTCGATTGGGTCAACCTCTATGCCCTGGCGGTTAACGAAGAAAACGCCAGCGGCGGCCGTGTGGTGACTGCACCCACCAATGGCGCGGCCGGTATCGTGCCGGCGGTGTTGCATTACTACAGCCGTTTTATCCCCAGCTCCAACGACGACGGCATCGTGCGCTTTCTGCTCACCGCCGCCGCCATTGGCATTCTCTACAAAGAAAACGCCTCGATCTCCGGCGCCGAAGTCGGCTGCCAAGGTGAAGTCGGCGTAGCCTGCTCGATGGCCGCTGGCGCCTTGTGCGAAGTGCTCGGTGGCAGCGTCAACCAGGTAGAAAACGCCGCCGAAATTGGCATGGAACACAACCTCGGCCTGACCTGCGACCCCATAGGCGGGCTGGTGCAGGTACCCTGTATCGAACGCAACGCCATGGGCTCGGTCAAGGCGATCAACGCCGCACGCATGGCCCTGCGCGGCGACGGCCAGCATTTCGTATCCCTGGATAAGGTGATCCGCACCATGCGTCAGACCGGTGCAGACATGAACAACAAGTACAAGGAAACCGCCCGCGGCGGCCTGGCCGTCAATATTATCGAGTGCTAAGTCGGGCGCAGCCCGCAACACCCTTACATCATTACCGGTGCCCCGCACGCACCCTGACGGAGAAATTGCATGACCAGCGAAACCCTGGCGAAAACCCCGCTACATGCCCTGCACATCGAACTCGGCGCCCGCATGGTGCCTTTCGCCGGTTATGACATGCCGGTGCAATACCCACTCGGCGTGATGAAAGAACACCTGCACACCCGCGAGCAGGCGGGCCTGTTTGACGTATCGCACATGGGCCAGATCATCCTGCGTGGCGCCAATGCCGCCAAAGCTCTGGAAACCTTGGTGCCGGTGGACATCATCGACCTGCCTGTGGGCATGCAGCGTTACGCCATGTTCACCGACGAAAATGGCGGCATCCTCGACGACCTGATGGTGGCCAATCTGGGCGATGACACCCTGTTCCTGGTGGTCAACGCCGGCTGCAAAGACCAGGACCTGGCCCACCTGCAGAAGCACATCGGCAGCCAGTGTGAGATTGAGGTGCTGTTCGAAGCCCGCGCACTCTTGGCCTTGCAAGGTCCGAAAGCCGTTGACGTACTGGCGCGCCTGGCCCCAGAAGTCGCGCAGATGACCTTTATGCAATTCGCTCCGGTGCGCTTGCTCGGCGTGGACTGCTACGTCAGCCGTTCTGGCTACACCGGCGAAGATGGCTACGAGATCTCCGTGCCTGCAGAACACTGTGAGACCCTGGCGCGCAGCCTGCTGGCCGAAACAGAAGTCGAGGCCATTGGCCTCGGCGCGCGCGACTCACTGCGTCTGGAAGCCGGTCTGTGCCTGTATGGCCACGACATGAGCACCAGCGTCACGCCGATCGAAGCAAGCCTGCTCTGGGCCATGTCCAAGCCGCGCCGCGCCGATGGTGCACGCGCTGGCGGCTTCCCAGGTGCCGAACGGATCTTCGCCCAGCAACAAGCCGGCGTTGCCAGCAAGCGGGTTGGCCTGCTGCCGCAAGAGCGCGTACCGGTGCGTGAAGGCGCGGAAATCGTCGATGCCGACGGCAACGTAATCGGCACTGTCAGCAGCGGTGGCTTCGGCCCAACTCTCGCCGCCCCGGTGGCCATGGGTTATGTGCAGAGCAGCCACATCGCTCTGGATACAGAAGTCTGGGCCATGGTGCGCGGCAAGCGCGTCGCTATGAAAGTCGCCAAGACCCCGTTCGTGCCACAACGCTACTATCGAGGTTAATCACGGCTAATCGCCCACTGCACTGCGCCGGCCGCCAGGTCGGCGCAGGCTATCCGCACCTACGGCGTGCGGATGTCGGTAAAAATCAGTCGATTGCCAAACGGATCGGTCACCGTCATATCACGGCCCCAGGGCTGATTGATGATGCTAGGCCGCGCATTGGCATAAGCCCGCGCCGTCAACTCGGCATGCAACCCATCCAGATCATCGACACTGATGCGCAGCGCCGCACCGGGGCAGCAATCGCCATGGTGTTCGGACAGATGCAGCACGCAGCCATCTCTGGACAGTTGCAGATAGAGCGGCAAGCCCGCCTCGAAGCGGTGTGACCAGTCTTCACTGAAGCCCAAAAACTCGCAGTAGAACGCCCGCGCTTTAGCTTCATCGAAGCTGCGCAGAATCGGGATTGGAGCGGCCAGCTGCATCGGGTTTTCTCCTACGACATGCAAAGTGATTAGCGCAGTTTTCCAACCATCGCCGCCGCCACGCTCAGCACATCCTTACCCAGCTGCATTGAGCGCGCGCCATTCCAACCCGTGTGTGGATTGGGCCGATCGTCGTGGTCCTTGAATGGCATTTCGATGGTGAACGCCAGGCAGTCGAACTCCAGCCCCACGGCATTGCAGGCCAGGGTGGTATTGGCCTGACCAAACTGGTCGGGGGTATAACCAAAGGTGGTCTGAAACTCGGCACCTATCGCCATTAGCTGATCGCGAAACTCTTTATCCAGCGCGGCGAGCCGCGAGCTGAATCCTGGGTTACCTTCACAACCAGCGGCAAAGACATGGGGGATTTCCTCATCGCCGTGAATATCCAGAAACAGGTCAACGCCCACCGCACGCATCTGCTGCTGGACGAAATACACCTCAGGGCTGTCTGCCTCACTGGCCGACTGCCAGGCGCGATTGAGGTCGCGGCCGGCGACGTTGGTGCGCAAATGGCCACGGAACGCGCCGTCCGGATTCATGTTCGGCACCAAGTACAGATCAGCCTGTTCCAACAGGGCATTCAGCTCGGCGTCATCGCGCTGCTGCAAGCGCTCGATCACCCCCTGCATAAACCATTCGGCCATATGCTCGCCAGGATGCTGCTGAGCGATCAGCCAGATCTTGCGCTGCGCCTGCGGGTTACGGCTGATGCGCAGTAATTCGATCGGGCGTCCTTCGATACTCTTACCGCAGGCAAACAGCTCAGCACCGGCCAAACGTTGTGCATCCTCGATCAACAGGGCATGGCGCTCACGGCTGTAGGGTTCGAAGTAGGCAAACCAGATCTGCGCGTGCAGCGGTTCGATATCGAAGTTCAGCGCACCGTTTTCAAAGCGGCTGGGCACGCGGAACCAATTGACCTGGTCGTAGGACGCCACCGCGTTATAGCCGCTCCAAGCGTTCTTATAGGACGACTGGCCGGCATTGCCCAGGCTGAAGCCATAACGCTGCCCCGGCTGCAGACCACTGACCTGAAAGTGGAACCACTGAAAATGCGCGCTATTGAGGTCCGCCCGAATCGCCAGTCGCACCTGCTGCGGGTTGCTGGCGTCGATGACTTCAATATTGCCACTGTCAAAGTTGGAGTTGATCTGCATGAGTGCCTCGCAAGCTTGGGTACGCGATACAGCCAAGAATCGCAGCTCTACTGCGCGCGCGAAACGCCCCAGGCGACAAACTGATATGTATTCTGCACTGCGTACCCACGACCTGGCTTATGAACGCTAGCCAATGCAACTCCTCTACGCGCTGGTAGTCCGTTGTTTAGCCGCTGCGCGTGGCACCTTCACTTGCTTTCTTTCAGGGACACCCCATGCCATTACCCGCCCACCGCTTATTGCCTGCCCTGCTCTGCGCCACCTTGTTGCTCGGCGGCTGTGCCGGGAAACCCACCGAGCAACAAGCCGGCAACCCGACTCAGCAACCCGCCCAACCCATCGTGTCAAATGCTGCAGAGGCCGACTTGCGCAGTAAAGCCAATCGCGGGGATCTCGACAGCCAATTCCAACTCGGCAGCCTGTACTTCGTCGGCCAGCCGGCCAAAGACCTCAAACAAGCCGAGCACTGGTGGAAGCTCGCCGCCGACAAAGGCCACGCCATGGCTGCTGTCAGCCTCGCTTACCTGTATACCGGCCGCGACAACCCTGACTTCAACAACCCTGAGCAAATGCTCAAGTACCTCAACCAATCCGCTGCCGGCGGTAACCCAATGGCCCAACACATTCTCGGCAACCTCTACCTGCGCGGTACACAAGGCGTAGCGCTGGATCCTAATCAAGCCAAACGTTTATTTGAAAGTGCCTGCAGACAGAACTACACCGCCAGCTGTAGCGCACTGGAAAACATGCATTGATTAATCCGATATAGGCACATCAATAAGACCGCCCTGAGATATGAGCGCGTTATTTACATCAGGCACCGCATAGCGCTCTGCTCGATCTTACGACGTACAAGCCCAGCGTCGCAGCGGCGCTGGCCTGCTGAGCCATGCTTGCAGCAGGTGATATGCAACTCTTTTACGGCCTTACGGTCTACTGCCTGTGAATTAGGCAGACTGGACATTTATTTCAGCTTCGCCATAATTGCCCGGCGCACTCTAATTAGCCCTGTAACAAACCTGACAAATTGTTCAGGTAATTCCAAAGTAAAGGGCAACCCGCTACAGCAATAGTCTCTGAAACTATTCGCAGCGTTTATAAATGCGCAGGCTAAATCTGTTTGGCTGTATCAGGTGTTTAGGCAGCATGCCTTGCATTCAGGCCAACATTCTTTTCAGGACCATGGGTAACTACGTGACGAAAGACGAACTGCGCGCCGAACTCGAGCGCCAGGCGCAGCGTTACAAGGATGTATACGGCGGAGAAGTTCTCACCTACGCCGCTCAACCGGACCCCGAGCGCAAGCCGTGGCGCAAGAAGGCCAACCTTCTTGATCAAGCGTTTGAAAAAGAACTCGAAAGAATAGAAAAAGATCTGAGAACCAAAATGGAAGCAGCTTCTGGCTAAACCCGGAACGCACCATTGCAATGCGACATGCGGGCTACCCGTTTGAAGCCGAGAGCCGAGCCAGTCTTAGAAAACTGGCTCGGCTGCTGCCGATTAACGCTTTTTACCGCCGAGCAACGACCCCAACAACCCTCGTACCAGCTGCCGACCGATCTGGTTAGCCGCCTGACGCATTGCCGTTTTCATCACCTGGCTCGCAAAGCCGCCAAACAACTCACCGGCTCCGCCAGCCATACCCCCGCGTGTTTCTGCCTTATTGCCGACAGTGCTCGACTTGTCTTGCTCTGCCTGTTGCGCGGCTTGCTCAGCCCGAGCGGTCAACAACTCATAAGCAGACTCGCGATCAATTGGCTTGTCGTAGCGGCCGCGCAGCGGCGACTGGGCGATCAACGCCGCACGCTCAGCTTCTGTCAACGGCCCGATCCGCGACTGCGGTGGCGCAATCGCGACACGTCGTACCATGGCCGGCGTGCCTTTAGCTTCCATCGTACCGACGAGTGCTTCGCCGATACCCAGCTCAGTCAACACCGCCAACGTGTCGATTGCAGGGTTCGGGCGAAAGCCATCAGCCACTGCACGTAATGATTTCTGCTCTTTAGCGGTAAAGGCGCGCAGGCCGTGCTGGATACGCAGCCCCAACTGAGCCAATACATCGTCCGGCAAATCGCCAGGCGATTGAGTAACGAAGTACACCCCGACACCCTTTGAGCGAATCAGCCGCACCACTTGCTCCAGGCGCTCTTGCAAGGCCTTAGGCGTCCCGGCAAATAACAGGTGCGCCTCATCAAAAAACAGCGCTAACAGCGGCTTGTCGGCATCGCCGCGCTCCGGCAACTGCTCAAATAACTCGGCCAACAGCCAAAGCAGAAAAGTCGCGTAAACCTTTGGTGCCTCATGCACCAAGCGGCTGGCGTCGAGCAAATGAATACGTCCGCGACCATCACGGTCGGGATGCAGGATGTCTTCCAGTTGCAACGCCGGCTCACCAAACAAGGCATCAGCGCCCTGCTGCTCAAGGCCTGCCAGCTTGCGCAGCAGCGCCTGCGACGAGGTGGACGTGAACAACGCACTGTCTTCGCCCAACACCTCAGGCTGGCTCTTCAGGTGCGCGAGCAGCGCTTTGAGGTCTTTCAGATCAAGCAGCAGCAAACCTTCGCGATCCGCCACCTTGAATGCGGCATACAGCGCGGCCTGCTGGCTGTCGGTCAACTCAAGCAGTGCGCCCAACAGCAACGGGCCCATTTCGCTCAGTGTCGTGCGCAGTGGGTGACCACTCTGGCCATGAATATCCCACAGGGTCACCGGGTAAGCCGTCGGCTGATGTTTGAGCCAAGGCATACTGGCGATGCGCTCAGCCACTTTGCCTTGCGGCGTACTGGCAGCGCCAAGGCCGCACAGGTCGCCTTTGACGTCAGCGGCAAACACCGCCACACCTGCATCGCTGAACGTCTCGATCAAACGCTGCAAGGTCACCGTTTTCCCAGTCCCCGTCGCACCGGCTATCAGCCCGTGACGATTGGCCAGCTTCAGCGCCTGGCCCACCGGCAGCCCGTCAAGATCGGCCCCCACAACAAACTGATCAGCTTCTGCCATCTTGCCTTCTCCTTGGTTAAAGCTTTACTGCAGTTAGGCCGACATACTCAGCATCGTCGCATAGCCGGCGCAGACACTGCCCTACATCAGCACCAGACTGATGCCAGAACTTACCGGACGCAAGAAGCCATGACCAACAACTTGAAGTTCAGTCACAAGATTCTGCTCGCCGCCTCGTTAGTGGTGATCGCAGCTTTCTCCCTGTTCACGCTTTATAACGACTACTTGCAACGCAACGCTATCCGCAGTGACTTGGAAGGCTACCTGCACGAAATGGGCAACGTCACAGCCAGCAATATTTCCAACTGGCTATCCGGGCGGATTTTGCTGGTAGAGAGCGCGGCGCAATCGATTGCCCGCGATCCTTCTACAGAAGGCCTTACCGGCCTGCTGGAACAAAAAGCCCTGACTTCAAGCTTTGCCTTCACCTACCTGGGCAGCGCCGACGGCAGCTTCACCATGCGTCCGAATGAAAAAATGCCGGATGACTACGACCCGCGTACACGCCCTTGGTACACCGATGCTGTGGCTGCCGGCGGTACCACACTGACCGAACCTTATGTTGACGCTGCTACCGGCG encodes the following:
- the gcvH gene encoding glycine cleavage system protein GcvH, which gives rise to MSELRFTVEHEWLRQDADGLVTVGITAYAQEALGDVVFVQLPDAQSYAEGAEVAVLESVKAASNISMPLDGEVVEVNGELESSPELVNEDPLGKGWFFRFRPTNASAVADLLDQAAYERLLNANADA
- the gcvT gene encoding glycine cleavage system aminomethyltransferase GcvT, translated to MTSETLAKTPLHALHIELGARMVPFAGYDMPVQYPLGVMKEHLHTREQAGLFDVSHMGQIILRGANAAKALETLVPVDIIDLPVGMQRYAMFTDENGGILDDLMVANLGDDTLFLVVNAGCKDQDLAHLQKHIGSQCEIEVLFEARALLALQGPKAVDVLARLAPEVAQMTFMQFAPVRLLGVDCYVSRSGYTGEDGYEISVPAEHCETLARSLLAETEVEAIGLGARDSLRLEAGLCLYGHDMSTSVTPIEASLLWAMSKPRRADGARAGGFPGAERIFAQQQAGVASKRVGLLPQERVPVREGAEIVDADGNVIGTVSSGGFGPTLAAPVAMGYVQSSHIALDTEVWAMVRGKRVAMKVAKTPFVPQRYYRG
- the gcvP gene encoding aminomethyl-transferring glycine dehydrogenase, whose amino-acid sequence is MTKLTTQNEFIARHIGPREADTAAMLELLGYASIDALTDNVIPESIKGTSILGSLPGLSEADALAKIKTIAGKNQQLRTFIGQGYYGTHTPSPILRNLLENPAWYTAYTPYQPEISQGRLESLLNFQTLVTDLTGMQIANASLLDEATAAAEAMTFCKRLSKNKASNAFFASQHCHPQTLDVLRTRAEPLGIEVVIGDEASLTDVSAYFGALLQYPASNGDIFDYRELVERFHAANALVAVAADLLALTLLTPPGEFGADVALGSAQRFGVPLGFGGPHAAYFATRDAFKRDMPGRLVGMSIDRFGKPALRLAMQTREQHIRREKATSNICTAQVLLANIASMYAVYHGPAGLTQIARRTHQFTAILAKGLRALGYSVEQEFFFDTLSLATGSKTAELHSKARAAGLNLREIDGERLGLSLDETSDQAAVEALLAVFADGKAVPAFAELAAGVTAQLPQGLLRESAILAHPVFNRYHSETELMRYLRKLADKDLALDRSMIPLGSCTMKLNAASEMIPVTWAEFGSLHPFAPVEQSQGYTQLTTELEAMLCAATGYDGISLQPNAGSQGEYAGLLAIRAYHQSRGDDQRDICLIPQSAHGTNPATASMAGMRVVVTACDSNGNVDIADLKAKAEEHKERLAALMITYPSTHGVFEEGIREICQIIHDNGGQVYIDGANMNAMVGLCAPGQFGGDVSHLNLHKTFCIPHGGGGPGVGPIGVKAHLIPFLPGHGHMARKEGAVSAAPFGSASILPITWMYISMMGGEGLKLASQMAILNANYIARRLEEHYPVLYSGSNGLVAHECILDIRPIKDSSGISVDDVAKRLIDFGFHAPTMSFPVAGTLMIEPTESESKEELDRFCDAMIAIREEIRAVEAGHLDATDNPLKNAPHTALELVGEWTHGYSREQAVYPTATLIEGKYWPPVGRVDNVFGDRNLICACPSIEAYQDA
- the glyA gene encoding serine hydroxymethyltransferase, whose product is MFSKHDQLQGYDDALLAAINAEEQRQEDHIELIASENYCSQRVMQAQGSGLTNKYAEGYPGKRYYGGCEHVDKVEALAIERAKQLFGADYANVQPHSGSSANSAVYLALINAGDTILGMSLAHGGHLTHGAKVSSSGKLYNAVQYGIDEQGLIDYAEVERLALEHKPKMIVAGFSAYSRTLDFARFREIADKIDALLFVDMAHVAGLVAAGLYPNPIPFADVVTTTTHKTLRGPRGGLILAKANEAIEKKLNSAVFPGSQGGPLMHVIAAKAVCFKEALEPGFKAYQQQVIDNAQTMAEVFVTRGYDVVSGGTDNHLMLVSLIKQGLTGKAADAALGAAHITVNKNAVPNDPQSPFVTSGIRIGTPAVTSRGFKQGQCRELAGWICDILDDLDNPAVIERVRGQVAALCASFPVYAD
- a CDS encoding L-serine ammonia-lyase: MSLSVFDLFKIGIGPSSSHTVGPMLAALRFAEGLRRDDLLTNTESIKVELYGSLGATGKGHGSDKAVLLGLEGEQPDTVDTTSVDARLAAIRSNAELNLLGEKPIRFVEKQHLAMIRKPLAFHPNGMIFRAFDAAGLQIRSREYYSVGGGFVVDEQAAGADRIVEDTTPLQYPFTTGKQLLAHCAEHNLSISQVMLANEAAWRPEAETRTRLLHIWQVMQDCVEAGCRNEGIMPGGLKVKRRAADLHRQLCKHPEAALRDALSVLDWVNLYALAVNEENASGGRVVTAPTNGAAGIVPAVLHYYSRFIPSSNDDGIVRFLLTAAAIGILYKENASISGAEVGCQGEVGVACSMAAGALCEVLGGSVNQVENAAEIGMEHNLGLTCDPIGGLVQVPCIERNAMGSVKAINAARMALRGDGQHFVSLDKVIRTMRQTGADMNNKYKETARGGLAVNIIEC